GGTAGCTATTTTTCGACCTTCGGAAATTTTAAGCCCTTATTACACGATTTAAACGACTCGTTTTCTTGAAAAAGCATTCTCAAAAGTATTGTTCTACAGTCTCATAATATAAATGGCTCTCATTGGGGCCACAAAAGGTTGGTTACGTTTTTATTATTAACTTATTACCTATGAAGAAATTTTATTATAAATTCCCAGTTTTTCTGCTCATCTGTGCTTTTGCGTTGGGATTGGCACTCCCCGCGAAAGCGTTTTATTTGGAAGTGCCACGTTATTTTATCGAAGCGATACAAGCGAGCCGGCAGCAAGTGTTAGGTGAATCAACATCCACGCCGTTGCAATCAGAAGAAATGCTACCTAGCAATCAGGGAGAAACATGTAATGTGGATGGCAAAGAATTGCCCGGCCCGTGCAGTAATTACAATCAAGGCCCCAGTGGTCAGGGAAACGAAGGTTTTGGTCCTGGTGGCGAAGGACAATATAGTCCTGGTCCGAATTTTCAAGAAGAGATGCAGAAACAGCAGCAGGCGAGACAATTACAAGATATCAAGCGTGGGGGACGCCAACAGGAAAGAGACCTTAAGCAATTTGAAGCAATAATGCAAAGCATGGAAAAGAAAGGCATGCCGGTAAGTCAGGACATAAAAGACAAGGTGACACGGGCAAAACAAATTTTAGAAAAAATCAATGCCGCCAACTCAATGGAAGAGATGGCCGCCACCACCTATAACGCAGAAACGGGCGAGAACCAATTGGAGGAACTGCAGGAGATCATGCAGTCTTTGGAAGAAACGCGCCGCGAGGTCTTTGAAGGCGCCCAGCGGCTCCAGGACATCAAGCGTAATGTGAAAGGCGCCGAGGCAGGGATTAAAATGTTTGAGAAACAGATCGCCAAGTTAGCCAAGCAGAAGATAACCGTTCCCCAGGAAATACAAGAGAATATAAGCAAGGCTAAAGCTATAATTGACATGATAAAGAATGCCAAATTGTGGAGCGAAGTTGGCGGGGATGAGGGGATGCAATCGTTTGGCGAAGTGATACAGAGTCTTGACGAGAATCGCCAGCAATTGGAAATGTTAGCTCGTTGGCCACAGACCTTAAAAGAGATGAATGGGCAATTGACCAAATTAAAGAATGAATTGAAGCGCAGCAAAAGCATCGTTTTACGACTCGCGAAGAAGGACGTTGATCTTTCAGGCGTGTATGCCACCTTTGAGGCTGCAGTGGAAAGATTGAAATCTGTCCGCGACGGAGCGGTAGCCAAAATAGCGGCAGGCAATGCCGAGGAAGCGTTTGACTTGGTAGAGAATGATTTCTTTGGTCAAACAGATGATGTGTGGCAAAATTCTAAAGTAATCCAGACAATGAATAACTTGGGTCGTTTTTCTTCTGAGTTCAAAAAAGGAATCGCCATGGCGCAGAAGCAAGTTAAGAACCTGAAGAAGCAAGGCAAAGATGTATCCGAATTGGAAGGTTTACTGGAGCAATCCAAGGCCAAGGGGGGAGAGGTGTTGGCGATGATGAAAAAAGGAGGAGATATAGATGAAGAGACTATTATGGGAATGTTGGAAGAGCTGGAAGATCTAAGGCAACTGTTTGAAATCAAGATGAGTGAAATAACTGGCCAGGACGAAGAAATGCCGTGGGAGCAAGGACCCCAACAATTCAAGAGGATTGAGACAAATATTAATTTTGATCAGTTTAAAAAGAAAGAATAACTAAACAACTCCTAAGTTCTTAATTTCATACGTCCCGCACGCAGGTGCGGGACCCCCTTGATAACGCAAAAACTCGCCTCTTCGTGAGCCGAGTTTTTGGTTGCGGGGGTGGGAGGATTCGGTTACAGCTCTCGTCGGTTTCCGCCTCCTCGGTTGCGACCCCGCCTCGCGATGCTCCTCACCGCTTTGCTCGTCGCATAACGCTCCGGCTTGCTCATCCCACTCGCACGTGAAGCAGTTTACGTGCTCCCCGCTGAACACCAAAAAACACCCACCTTACGGTTAGTGTTTTATGGTTGCGGGGGTGGGAGGGGGATTACAACGCCTCATAGAGAGCCTTATGGGAGCTTGGGAGTTATATCAAACTCCATGGCTTCAAGAACCGCTCTAAGGGTAGTCGTATAAGTTTACGTTGCGTTGTAGCGGACGGCTTTATACTTTTACACCACTGCTTGCAATCACTTTTTGCCACCTCTCGTATAATGGACGGTACTTTTCCTTATCCACCGCCAGCATACTGCTCAATTTGCCGTTCACATGTCTGAGGAATTGTTTGATACGCATGTTTTGTTTCGTCACTTTTAGATAGCTCCTCACGCCGAACTTTTCGCATTTATAGACGATTCCGTCCACCTCTTTTCGCATATCCTTCGGTACGTTAGGTTTAACATTGACGACTACTCCCAGCACCGCCTGTCGTTCATGCGAGTAGACGAACTTCTCTTTATGGCTCTCGAAACCTTCTTGCCGTAAGATTCGCCGTATGCCCGAAACCAATTTCTTGATAGGGTAACTTCCCGAAACCGTGAGGTTATCCACCCAGATATTGTGCACCACGCCGTACTTCTTGAGGAAATGCGATAGCCTTCTATCCGCATCCAATAAGACCAAAGCGGCCACCTTGGTGCTCGTTTTGAATCCTTGCGGGAGATGGTTATCAGCAGTGACAAGTCGAGTTAAGAGATGTGCCACGTCTGGTGCACCGCCGAGTTTGTGGAACGTGCAATAGACATGGCTTGGCCGCACCGAGGGGAAGAAACTTTTTATATCGAAATGTCCTACGTTCAATTTTTTGACATGCGGCATCGCGTTCGTAAGCCGCGATCTCCCCTTGATGCCGCCTTGCAAAGAGAGCGGATAGTCAAACCTATTCAGGATTCGCTTTTCTATTTGTCTATGTATTTCTTCAAGAGAATGGTCTGCTTCGTAAAGCATCCGCACCTTTTCTCCCATCTTCTTAGAGAATTTCTCGTAGTGGATATTTATATATTCCGCCACGTCCTGCAACACCTTGAGCTCTATACCCAAACGTAAAGATAATTCCCGTAAGGAGTTGATTTTGATGTCCTTGAGTTTAGGGAGCATACTACGCTTGTAAAAATACTCTCTCCATGTCGTTGATGAGAATAACAACCTTATCCCGCAGTTCTCTTTCTTTGGAAGTTTTTGCTTTTGGGATGAGGGTGTCCCTCGTAAGCAATAAGAGAGGCACGTTGTATTTCGCAGAGAATGTTTTAAGGAACGGCATTCCTGGCTTCTTTTTATCGTTCTCAATTAACGAGATATAGTTTACGCTTACGTCTAAAGCATTCGCCATTTGTTCTTGGGAGAGCTTCCGTATGATTCTTATATCCTTGATTATCTTGTTGGCAGTTTCGCTCATAGGAGATTTGTTAAGTTTCCATATCCATTGTCGCCAATGGTTAAATAACCGTGCTAGCTAACCCTGGCGAATCCCTTTATCGCCTCCATAAGAATGGAGAGGATTCTCTTGGCGTAACTCT
This window of the Patescibacteria group bacterium genome carries:
- a CDS encoding reverse transcriptase family protein, with amino-acid sequence MLPKLKDIKINSLRELSLRLGIELKVLQDVAEYINIHYEKFSKKMGEKVRMLYEADHSLEEIHRQIEKRILNRFDYPLSLQGGIKGRSRLTNAMPHVKKLNVGHFDIKSFFPSVRPSHVYCTFHKLGGAPDVAHLLTRLVTADNHLPQGFKTSTKVAALVLLDADRRLSHFLKKYGVVHNIWVDNLTVSGSYPIKKLVSGIRRILRQEGFESHKEKFVYSHERQAVLGVVVNVKPNVPKDMRKEVDGIVYKCEKFGVRSYLKVTKQNMRIKQFLRHVNGKLSSMLAVDKEKYRPLYERWQKVIASSGVKV
- a CDS encoding helix-turn-helix transcriptional regulator, whose protein sequence is MSETANKIIKDIRIIRKLSQEQMANALDVSVNYISLIENDKKKPGMPFLKTFSAKYNVPLLLLTRDTLIPKAKTSKERELRDKVVILINDMERVFLQA